In Bdellovibrionota bacterium, a single genomic region encodes these proteins:
- a CDS encoding ATP-binding protein: MSQDLQLPEREALRQRTKWLIACRLVTAAVLVVGTLLFRPGGEGRLFGPSFWVVFGLTIGHLGVAAIFAFLHRIIHLVHLGVFAFSQIVWDLLFTTGLVYITGGIESEFKFMYWLTIVNAAILLFRKGAFTSAGLSSVLYGTLVDLEYFSAIPVTFVGVGGPEAWIERKVIASIVLNTIVFFAIAYVSSYVSHRLRQAESKLVEKSMEFEDLEALMGRIVDSLTSGLVTLDPAGRISFWSRAAELITQRSADHVRGKEISDIFPDLKSHFELSSDTASDSTRPWRSEMRFRRPDGTEKILGFSTSPLRADEGVRRGTLILFQDVTNQRHMEDRIKRADRLAAVGELAARIAHEIRNPLTSVSGAVEVLRNNLRLTPDERRLMGIAVRETDRLNSLLTDFLLFARPSAPRVEEVPIHRLLQETADLFSKSQGDGRIRFALDLDPTMSVQGDPKQLSQMVWNLMKNASEAMTLGGQLTLTLRRGNEAETVMIEVRDEGGGIAPELLDQIFHPFFTTKTKGTGLGLAIVRRIAQEHGGEIDVDSKVGEGTVFRVTLPALAAPKLAAGGA; the protein is encoded by the coding sequence GTGTCCCAAGATCTGCAACTTCCCGAACGCGAGGCCTTAAGACAACGGACCAAGTGGCTGATCGCCTGCCGGCTGGTGACCGCCGCGGTTCTCGTGGTCGGAACGCTTCTGTTCCGTCCGGGCGGCGAGGGGCGCCTCTTCGGACCTTCCTTTTGGGTGGTCTTCGGCCTCACGATCGGCCATCTCGGTGTCGCGGCGATATTCGCCTTCCTCCATCGAATCATCCATCTGGTTCATCTTGGCGTTTTCGCGTTTTCGCAAATTGTTTGGGACCTGCTGTTCACGACAGGGTTGGTTTACATCACGGGCGGGATCGAGAGCGAATTCAAATTCATGTACTGGCTGACGATCGTCAACGCCGCGATCTTGCTCTTTCGAAAGGGAGCATTCACTTCCGCGGGTCTCAGCAGCGTTCTCTATGGGACGCTCGTCGACCTCGAATATTTCTCCGCGATTCCCGTGACCTTCGTTGGGGTGGGGGGGCCGGAAGCCTGGATCGAGCGAAAGGTCATCGCTTCGATCGTTTTGAACACGATCGTATTTTTCGCGATCGCCTACGTTTCCAGTTACGTATCCCACCGCCTCCGCCAGGCCGAAAGCAAGTTAGTCGAGAAGAGTATGGAATTCGAGGATCTGGAGGCGTTGATGGGGCGAATCGTCGACAGCCTGACGAGCGGCCTGGTCACGCTCGATCCTGCGGGACGAATCAGTTTCTGGAGCCGTGCCGCGGAGCTGATAACACAGCGATCCGCGGATCATGTCCGGGGAAAAGAGATTTCGGATATTTTCCCCGACCTAAAAAGCCATTTTGAGCTGTCATCGGACACAGCTTCCGATTCGACTCGGCCCTGGAGGTCCGAGATGAGATTTCGTCGGCCGGACGGAACCGAGAAAATTCTCGGTTTTTCCACGTCTCCGCTCCGGGCGGATGAAGGTGTCCGTCGCGGGACGTTGATCCTCTTTCAAGACGTGACGAATCAGCGCCATATGGAGGACCGGATCAAACGGGCCGACCGCCTGGCAGCTGTCGGAGAGCTTGCGGCGCGTATCGCCCATGAGATACGGAATCCGCTCACGTCGGTGTCCGGCGCGGTGGAAGTCCTTCGCAACAATTTGCGGCTGACGCCCGATGAACGAAGATTGATGGGAATCGCCGTGCGGGAGACCGACCGCCTCAATTCGCTCTTGACCGATTTCTTGCTTTTCGCTCGGCCTTCCGCGCCGCGTGTGGAAGAAGTCCCCATTCATCGTCTGCTTCAGGAAACGGCGGATCTTTTCTCCAAGAGCCAGGGGGATGGCCGGATACGCTTCGCCTTGGATCTCGATCCGACGATGTCGGTTCAGGGTGACCCAAAACAGTTGTCTCAGATGGTGTGGAATCTGATGAAGAATGCTTCCGAGGCGATGACCCTGGGTGGTCAGCTGACCCTGACCCTGCGCCGAGGAAATGAGGCGGAGACGGTCATGATCGAAGTTCGGGATGAGGGCGGGGGTATCGCTCCGGAACTTCTGGATCAGATTTTCCACCCGTTCTTTACGACCAAGACGAAAGGGACCGGGCTCGGACTGGCCATTGTGCGCCGGATTGCGCAAGAACATGGCGGAGAAATCGATGTCGACAGCAAAGTGGGAGAAGGGACCGTATTTCGCGTTACGCTTCCGGCTTTGGCCGCGCCGAAACTCGCTGCGGGCGGAGCCTAA
- a CDS encoding sigma-54 dependent transcriptional regulator — translation MARLLIVDDEPSILEFFEILLKSEGYEVETVSSGREAIARLDQQLYDLVITDLSMPEVDGMAVLDRVKEVSADTLVLMITAFATAESAVEAMKRGAYDYLMKPFKVDEIRLVLRNALEKSALRRENQALRREVNRKKGFSHLIGESQKMQRLFDLIERVAAGRSSVLIVGESGTGKELVAKAIHENSSREGKPFVSVNCAAIPETLIESELFGYVRGAFTGATSNKRGLFEAAHEGTFFLDEIAELPSQVQVKLLRVLQERAVLRLGSTSATPVDVRILSATNRDLDDAVRTGDFREDLFYRLNVIQIRIPPLRERKEDIPVLARHFLEKYSKDRDHRIKRISDSAMDRLMAYDYPGNVRELENVIEQCMALEIGEEIRLESLPEKVRTAQGTVPSVPSSGFPTGGLHLEDEVMSYERALLVDALRVAGGVKKRAAELLNISFRSFRYRLLKHGLDTGEDETE, via the coding sequence ATGGCCAGGCTACTCATCGTCGATGACGAACCCTCGATTCTGGAATTTTTCGAGATTCTTTTGAAGAGCGAGGGATATGAAGTGGAAACGGTGTCCAGCGGCAGGGAAGCAATCGCCCGCCTCGACCAGCAATTATACGACCTGGTGATCACCGATCTCTCCATGCCCGAAGTGGATGGCATGGCGGTCCTGGACCGCGTCAAAGAGGTTTCAGCGGACACGCTCGTTCTGATGATTACCGCGTTCGCAACGGCCGAGTCCGCGGTCGAAGCGATGAAACGGGGCGCGTATGACTATCTTATGAAGCCGTTCAAAGTGGATGAGATCCGATTGGTGCTCCGAAACGCTTTGGAGAAATCGGCGCTGCGCCGGGAGAATCAGGCGCTCAGACGGGAAGTGAACCGCAAGAAGGGTTTTTCCCATTTGATCGGTGAAAGCCAAAAAATGCAGCGACTCTTTGATCTGATCGAGCGAGTGGCCGCCGGCCGGTCCAGCGTTTTAATCGTCGGCGAGAGCGGAACGGGAAAGGAATTGGTGGCCAAGGCCATCCACGAGAACTCGTCCCGAGAGGGAAAACCGTTCGTGTCGGTGAACTGCGCCGCAATTCCCGAAACTCTGATCGAGAGCGAGCTCTTCGGTTATGTTCGGGGGGCATTCACGGGGGCAACGTCCAACAAGCGGGGCCTTTTTGAAGCGGCTCATGAAGGAACGTTTTTCTTGGACGAGATCGCCGAACTCCCCTCCCAAGTCCAGGTCAAATTGCTGCGCGTATTGCAGGAACGGGCTGTGCTTCGTTTGGGCAGCACCAGCGCGACGCCCGTGGACGTTCGAATTCTGTCTGCAACGAATCGGGACTTGGACGACGCCGTTCGCACGGGGGATTTTCGAGAAGATCTCTTCTATCGTCTCAACGTCATTCAGATCCGAATCCCGCCCCTTCGAGAACGAAAAGAAGATATCCCCGTCTTGGCCCGACATTTTTTGGAGAAGTATTCAAAGGATCGTGACCACAGAATCAAACGAATATCCGATTCCGCTATGGACCGGCTTATGGCGTACGACTATCCCGGCAACGTCCGGGAATTAGAGAATGTGATTGAACAGTGCATGGCTTTAGAGATTGGGGAGGAAATTCGGCTTGAGTCGCTTCCTGAAAAAGTGAGGACGGCCCAGGGAACCGTTCCTTCCGTGCCTTCTTCCGGATTTCCGACCGGTGGACTCCACTTGGAGGATGAGGTTATGTCTTATGAACGTGCCCTGCTGGTGGATGCGCTTCGGGTCGCCGGGGGCGTGAAAAAACGTGCGGCCGAGCTCCTCAACATCAGCTTTCGGTCGTTCCGATACCGACTTCTAAAGCATGGGCTCGACACCGGAGAGGACGAGACCGAGTGA
- a CDS encoding type II secretion system F family protein: MAVYKWEGITRQGVVKKGEREAPNQAAVVTWLRQQQVRPKAIVEKKGKAQIGLPSFLSGGVKEKDIVIFARQFATMIDAGLPLVQCLEILASQQESKKFKAVLYAVKTEVEGGSTFAEALRKHPKVFDELFVNLVAAGEVGGILDTIFLRLANYLEKSMKLKKKVKGAMVYPTSIMIVASMVVTVLLVWVIPVFENMFREFGNAELPVPTQIVIKFSRNFKTLLIPIIIFVSGIIFGIKYMYGTKKGRLIIDSTMLKAPVFGPLLRKVAVARFTRTLSTMITSGVPLLDALDIVAKAAGNKVVENAIQDTRASISEGKTMAEPLEESGVFPSMVCQMISVGEATGAMDAMLNKIADFYDDEVDSAVDALTALMEPAMMVFLGVIIGGLVVAMYLPVFKLAGTVGG; the protein is encoded by the coding sequence ATGGCGGTCTATAAGTGGGAAGGCATCACCCGCCAAGGGGTGGTGAAAAAAGGGGAGAGAGAGGCCCCGAACCAGGCGGCGGTCGTCACCTGGTTGCGACAGCAACAGGTGCGGCCGAAAGCCATTGTCGAAAAGAAAGGGAAAGCACAGATCGGCCTTCCGTCGTTCCTGTCCGGGGGAGTCAAGGAAAAGGATATCGTTATTTTCGCCCGGCAGTTCGCCACGATGATCGATGCCGGTCTTCCTTTGGTGCAGTGTCTGGAAATTTTGGCGTCGCAGCAAGAGTCCAAGAAGTTCAAAGCGGTGCTTTACGCGGTCAAGACGGAAGTTGAAGGCGGTTCGACATTTGCGGAAGCGCTTCGGAAACATCCCAAGGTTTTCGATGAACTATTCGTGAACTTGGTCGCGGCCGGCGAGGTGGGCGGTATTTTGGACACGATCTTCTTGCGCCTGGCGAACTACCTCGAAAAATCGATGAAATTGAAGAAGAAGGTCAAAGGAGCCATGGTCTACCCGACCAGCATTATGATCGTGGCGAGCATGGTGGTCACCGTGCTTTTGGTGTGGGTTATCCCCGTTTTCGAGAACATGTTTAGGGAATTCGGAAATGCGGAGCTGCCGGTTCCGACTCAAATCGTCATCAAGTTTTCCCGAAATTTTAAAACCCTTCTCATTCCGATCATCATCTTCGTTTCGGGGATCATTTTCGGAATCAAATACATGTATGGAACGAAAAAGGGGCGCCTCATTATCGATTCCACGATGCTTAAGGCTCCCGTATTCGGTCCCCTGCTTCGAAAAGTCGCCGTGGCTCGATTCACCCGGACGCTGAGTACAATGATTACAAGTGGTGTTCCGCTGCTCGACGCTCTCGACATTGTGGCCAAGGCAGCTGGCAACAAGGTGGTCGAAAACGCGATTCAAGATACACGGGCATCCATCAGCGAAGGTAAGACGATGGCCGAGCCTTTGGAGGAAAGCGGCGTGTTCCCTTCGATGGTTTGCCAGATGATCAGCGTCGGCGAAGCTACCGGTGCGATGGATGCGATGCTCAATAAAATTGCGGACTTTTACGATGACGAGGTGGACTCCGCTGTGGACGCCCTGACTGCATTGATGGAACCCGCGATGATGGTGTTTTTGGGCGTGATCATCGGCGGACTTGTGGTGGCCATGTACCTTCCGGTCTTCAAATTGGCCGGCACCGTCGGCGGCTAG
- a CDS encoding prepilin-type N-terminal cleavage/methylation domain-containing protein encodes MLKAWIQKRNKRGFTLIELMIVVAIIGILAAVAIPAFLKYIKKSKTSEARTNIRKVYDGEIAYFDEEHVSRSGSIITKQFVSAPAQPATPPGIDKSVANWEGSSWKALKFGSDSPVLYSYSADTAGSGTTSSFTARAEGDIDGDGTSSLFERVASVNAATGEVEGGAGLYTQDDIE; translated from the coding sequence ATGTTAAAAGCTTGGATTCAAAAACGAAACAAAAGAGGCTTCACTCTAATCGAGCTGATGATCGTCGTGGCGATTATCGGAATTTTGGCCGCCGTGGCCATTCCGGCCTTCTTGAAATACATAAAGAAATCGAAAACCTCGGAAGCGAGAACGAACATTCGTAAGGTTTACGACGGCGAAATCGCGTATTTCGACGAAGAGCATGTTTCGCGAAGCGGTTCCATCATTACCAAACAATTCGTGAGTGCTCCAGCGCAGCCGGCCACTCCTCCGGGAATCGATAAATCGGTGGCGAACTGGGAAGGTAGCTCTTGGAAGGCCCTCAAGTTCGGTTCCGATTCGCCTGTTCTTTACAGCTATTCCGCGGACACGGCCGGTTCGGGAACAACGTCGTCGTTTACGGCGAGGGCAGAAGGCGATATTGATGGTGACGGAACCAGCTCGCTGTTCGAGCGCGTAGCCTCAGTGAACGCGGCAACCGGTGAAGTCGAAGGCGGCGCCGGTCTCTACACGCAGGACGACATCGAGTAG
- a CDS encoding type IV pilus twitching motility protein PilT: protein MANLHQLLKTMIEKGASDLHITTGTPPQLRIDGKLTPLKMPPLTPPETKQLCYSILTDAQKHKFEESNELDLSFGVKGLARFRANTYMQRGAVTGAFRVIPFKIFTLSELGLPPVVQELTRKPRGLVLVTGPTGSGKSTTLASMIDAINQERHEHIMTIEDPIEYLHPHKGCIVNQREIHTDTESFKVALKYVLRQDPDVVLIGEMRDLETIEAALTIAETGHLAFATLHTNSCVQTINRIVDVFPAHQQPQVRAQLSFVLEGVLSQTLIPRANGKGRAMAVEILIPNPAIRNLVREDKIHQIYSQMQVGQSKFGMQTMNQALYALVAKRIISMEDGIARSSDPDDLRQLIANGGTVSPGGAAQAAQRRAQQG, encoded by the coding sequence ATGGCGAACCTGCACCAACTGCTTAAGACGATGATCGAGAAGGGGGCGAGCGACCTTCACATCACAACGGGCACGCCGCCGCAGCTTCGGATTGACGGAAAGCTGACGCCTCTCAAAATGCCTCCGCTGACGCCGCCCGAGACGAAGCAGCTCTGTTATTCCATTTTGACGGATGCGCAGAAGCACAAGTTCGAAGAGTCGAACGAGCTCGACCTGTCGTTCGGCGTGAAGGGCCTCGCCCGATTTCGCGCCAACACCTACATGCAGCGGGGAGCGGTTACGGGCGCGTTTCGCGTCATTCCGTTCAAGATCTTTACGCTCAGCGAGTTGGGTCTCCCGCCGGTCGTCCAGGAGTTGACCCGGAAACCGAGGGGATTGGTTTTGGTGACCGGCCCGACGGGGTCCGGGAAATCAACGACGCTCGCGTCCATGATCGACGCCATCAATCAGGAGCGGCACGAACATATCATGACGATTGAAGATCCGATTGAATACCTGCACCCCCACAAGGGATGTATCGTCAATCAACGCGAGATCCATACCGACACCGAGTCGTTCAAGGTGGCGCTCAAATACGTTTTGCGACAGGACCCGGACGTCGTTCTGATCGGTGAGATGCGCGATTTGGAGACGATTGAGGCCGCATTAACCATTGCGGAAACGGGGCACTTGGCGTTTGCCACGTTGCATACCAATTCTTGCGTGCAAACGATCAACCGAATTGTGGATGTCTTTCCAGCACACCAGCAGCCGCAGGTGCGTGCACAGCTTTCGTTCGTTCTTGAGGGGGTTCTTTCGCAGACGCTGATTCCGCGGGCCAATGGCAAGGGGAGAGCGATGGCCGTGGAGATTCTAATTCCGAATCCCGCGATTCGAAACTTGGTCCGTGAGGACAAGATCCACCAAATCTATTCTCAGATGCAGGTGGGGCAGTCCAAATTCGGAATGCAGACGATGAATCAGGCGCTCTATGCATTGGTCGCCAAACGGATCATTTCCATGGAAGACGGCATCGCACGGTCGTCCGACCCGGACGATCTTCGGCAGCTCATTGCAAACGGCGGGACCGTTTCCCCTGGTGGGGCCGCGCAAGCGGCCCAACGGAGGGCCCAACAAGGGTAA
- a CDS encoding DUF2723 domain-containing protein yields the protein MIWILLGMAWLAGAAPSVHWLDTSELSLAGISLGVSHPPGQPPDSMLGNLFSWLPFGDAAFRTTLMSIASGVVAIRAVSVWLKRSGLLQNTGSAERRTLFLILGSVGLSFVVSIQMIRTEVYALTSALVWSAMAFAARPDRKSLFMAWLLWGFALATHPVVAAFALPFLIQRRVRAEPILALVGLSTLGYVALRSAAHAPWDFGFPNSFEALNWFLRGQLYKAYDHSTLVDTTANTVTILTLIGDSLGWIVFPLALLGFAHAARTRLVLAFRMALAAGIGLFPLATMTVFWPTNPDALGYLNPLAWMLGALAVVGSTILIRRLEAKKLGFLMSAGLVIWLIFQALNYWRHDTLRHDWSAHRHFVHLMEEPAPAARVELASFQTFSLMRYAQIVEGRRPDLKLHYRGLEEREARNAAVAPDNFVPNENTYWELAIQRSADNRYALRNEDKLLLPKLRAGEWFCRIGSAVSSDARRSSFVRTRKIQQDIPAGLIYPDEPLILNYLVKILLARAQG from the coding sequence ATGATCTGGATCCTTCTGGGAATGGCCTGGCTGGCCGGGGCCGCCCCCTCCGTTCATTGGCTCGACACTTCCGAACTCTCGCTTGCGGGAATCAGTTTGGGGGTGAGTCATCCGCCGGGACAGCCGCCCGATTCCATGCTGGGGAATCTGTTTTCATGGCTTCCGTTTGGGGACGCGGCCTTTCGCACGACGCTGATGTCGATTGCGTCCGGGGTCGTGGCGATTCGGGCCGTTTCGGTGTGGCTGAAGCGAAGCGGCTTGTTACAAAATACAGGTTCGGCCGAACGACGAACGCTCTTCTTAATTCTTGGCTCGGTGGGCCTTTCATTCGTGGTGTCGATTCAAATGATTCGCACGGAAGTCTACGCCCTGACATCGGCGCTCGTTTGGAGCGCGATGGCTTTTGCGGCCCGGCCCGATCGAAAGTCTCTTTTCATGGCATGGCTGTTATGGGGATTTGCACTGGCCACCCATCCCGTCGTAGCCGCGTTTGCTTTGCCGTTTTTGATTCAACGGAGGGTTCGAGCGGAACCGATTCTGGCGCTCGTGGGTTTATCCACTCTTGGTTACGTGGCCTTGCGTTCGGCGGCTCATGCGCCTTGGGATTTTGGTTTTCCGAACTCCTTCGAAGCGCTGAACTGGTTCCTTCGCGGGCAACTTTACAAAGCATACGATCATTCAACGCTGGTTGATACTACGGCGAATACCGTGACGATTCTCACACTGATCGGTGACAGTCTGGGTTGGATCGTTTTTCCGTTGGCTCTTCTCGGGTTTGCGCATGCCGCGCGTACTCGCCTCGTTCTGGCGTTCCGCATGGCTTTGGCCGCGGGCATAGGCCTCTTTCCGTTGGCGACGATGACGGTCTTTTGGCCCACGAATCCCGATGCTCTTGGATACTTGAATCCTCTGGCTTGGATGCTGGGTGCCCTGGCGGTCGTGGGGAGCACGATTTTAATCCGACGGCTCGAGGCGAAAAAGCTTGGTTTCTTGATGAGTGCCGGACTGGTGATCTGGTTGATCTTCCAGGCTTTGAATTATTGGCGTCACGATACACTTCGCCACGACTGGAGCGCTCATCGTCATTTCGTTCATTTGATGGAGGAGCCGGCGCCGGCCGCTCGCGTGGAACTCGCGAGTTTTCAAACGTTCAGCTTGATGCGTTATGCGCAGATTGTGGAGGGGCGTCGCCCGGACCTCAAGCTTCACTATCGGGGGCTGGAGGAGCGAGAGGCCAGAAATGCGGCCGTTGCGCCGGACAACTTCGTGCCGAACGAAAATACCTATTGGGAATTGGCGATTCAAAGAAGCGCCGATAACCGCTACGCGTTACGCAACGAGGACAAGCTGCTTCTGCCGAAATTGCGGGCGGGCGAATGGTTCTGTCGGATCGGTTCGGCGGTCTCTTCGGATGCGCGCCGTTCCTCGTTCGTTCGTACGCGGAAGATACAGCAGGACATTCCAGCCGGACTCATTTATCCTGATGAACCGCTGATCTTGAATTATTTGGTGAAAATTCTGTTGGCGCGCGCCCAGGGGTAA